A region of Arabidopsis thaliana chromosome 5, partial sequence DNA encodes the following proteins:
- a CDS encoding CBS domain-containing protein (CBS domain-containing protein; CONTAINS InterPro DOMAIN/s: Cystathionine beta-synthase, core (InterPro:IPR000644); BEST Arabidopsis thaliana protein match is: Cystathionine beta-synthase (CBS) family protein (TAIR:AT4G27460.1); Has 152 Blast hits to 152 proteins in 18 species: Archae - 0; Bacteria - 0; Metazoa - 1; Fungi - 0; Plants - 150; Viruses - 0; Other Eukaryotes - 1 (source: NCBI BLink).), translating into MALTLLSHELSDLCIGKPPLRCLSVATATVADAIAALKSSDEPFLTVWSCNHDEKTDDNDKCECLGKICMADVICYLSKFDNNVLSLSSAFDASVSVLLPKSRALVVHVQSSCSLIEAIDLIIKGAQNLIVPIHTKSITKRRQQQKLLKRNVVVSLTNATSTTHKNSREFCWITQEDIIRFLLDSISVFSPLPSLSISDLGVINSTHTILAVDYYSSAASAVSAISRAILDNVSVAVVGKGCDQEDPCMVLIGEISPMTLACCDETAVAAVATLSAGDLMSYIDGSGPPESLVGVVRNRLEDKGMVGLISLIDSLSLSSGSSSDEESPAGKTRMTSSYGRSVSSAARMARKSVAIVCNRKSSLMAVMIQAIAHRVSYVWVIDEDGCLIGMVTFVDILKLFREFLDDEN; encoded by the exons atgGCATTAACCCTTTTGTCTCACGAATTATCTGACCTCTGTATCGGTAAGCCACCTTTACGGTGTCTCTCCGTCGCCACAGCCACCGTAGCTGACGCCATCGCCGCTCTCAAATCCTCTGACGAACCGTTCCTCACCGTATGGAGCTGTAATCACGATGAGAAAACAGATGATAATGATAAGTGTGAGTGTTTGGGTAAGATCTGTATGGCTGATGTAATCTGTTACCTATCCAAATTCGACAACaatgttttgtctctttcctCTGCTTTCGACGCATctgtctctgttcttcttcccAAATCTCGTGCCCTCGTCGTCCATGTTCAATCTTCTTGCAG TTTGATTGAAGCTATTGATCTGATAATCAAAGGAGCACAGAATCTGATTGTTCCGATTCATACGAAATCAATCACAAAgagaagacaacaacaaaaacttctGAAAcgaaacgtcgtcgtttcaCTCACCAACGCAACTTCAACAACCCACAAAAACAGCCGAGAATTCTGCTGGATCACACAAGAAGACATTATTCGATTCCTTCTCGATTCCATTAGCGTTTTCTCTCCATTACCGTCGCTTTCTATCTCCGATCTTGGAGTTATCAATAGTACACACACTATCCTCGCCGTTGATTACTACTCCTCAGCTGCTTCCGCCGTCTCTGCCATCTCTCGTGCCATCTTGGACAATGTCTCTGTCGCGGTGGTTGGTAAAGGATGTGATCAAGAAGATCCATGTATGGTTTTGATAGGCGAGATTTCACCGATGACACTCGCTTGCTGCGATGAAACTGCCGTAGCAGCGGTTGCTACACTCTCTGCCGGAGATTTAATGTCCTATATCGACGGTAGTGGTCCGCCGGAGAGTCTAGTTGGAGTAGTTAGGAATCGTTTGGAAGATAAAGGGATGGTTGGATTAATCTCACTCATTGATTCTTTGTCGTTGTCGTCGGGGTCTTCCTCGGATGAAGAATCTCCGGCGGGGAAGACGAGAATGACTTCTTCGTATGGGAGGTCGGTGAGTAGCGCGGCGAGGATGGCTAGGAAATCGGTGGCGATAGTGTGTAATCGGAAGAGTTCTTTAATGGCGGTGATGATACAAGCTATTGCTCATAGAGTGAGTTATGTGTGGGtgattgatgaagatggtTGTTTGATTGGTATGGTTACTTTTGTTGATatattgaaactttttagGGAATTTTTGGATgatgaaaactaa